One genomic region from Arthrobacter sp. FB24 encodes:
- a CDS encoding GntP family transporter, translated as MSALALLAIAVAGVALLLVAVIKFKIPAFLALLVVSVGVALVAGIPLPDIIKTVTEGMGGTLGSVAILVGLGAMLGKMIEISGGAQSLAGKFTQLLGPRRVIAALTAAAFLLAIPVFFDVGFIILIPIIYGFSKAAGVNPVKIGLPVGAIMLAIHVVVPPHPGVVGGAGILKADIGWATIFGLLICIPVGFLGYFVAKKLNRREYSMLSTTAEQFRLFGSGKSEVEQDAPQGTSTSSVLTAVKTAPSPAMIITLIVLPILMIMVGTVGAVMLPKDSFASQLAAFIGAPLIALLTALGLAYYFLGIRRGWSSQHTGEVMDSALAPTAIVILVTGAGGVFGKVLTVSGIGKALAEGLQSAGLPVILMAFILAAILRASQGSATVAIITTAGLLAASVADGGYSPVQTALILVAIGFGAFGLSHVNDSGFWIVTRYLGLSVSDGLRTWTVLTTILGLAGFALTFVAWILVGGLSA; from the coding sequence ATGAGCGCTCTAGCTCTTCTGGCCATAGCAGTCGCAGGCGTAGCCCTGCTGCTCGTGGCAGTGATCAAGTTCAAGATTCCCGCTTTCCTGGCGCTGCTTGTGGTCAGCGTCGGCGTAGCACTCGTCGCCGGAATCCCCCTTCCGGACATCATCAAAACGGTCACGGAAGGCATGGGCGGGACGCTCGGTTCCGTGGCCATCCTGGTAGGCCTCGGCGCGATGCTCGGAAAGATGATCGAAATCTCCGGCGGGGCGCAGTCGCTTGCCGGAAAGTTCACCCAGCTGCTGGGCCCCCGCCGGGTTATTGCAGCCCTCACGGCAGCAGCATTCCTGCTCGCCATACCGGTGTTCTTCGACGTCGGATTCATCATCCTGATTCCCATCATCTACGGCTTTTCCAAAGCTGCTGGTGTGAACCCGGTCAAGATCGGACTTCCTGTCGGCGCCATCATGCTGGCCATCCATGTCGTCGTTCCGCCGCATCCCGGAGTCGTCGGCGGTGCCGGCATCCTCAAGGCAGACATCGGCTGGGCCACAATCTTTGGCCTGCTCATCTGCATCCCCGTGGGGTTCCTCGGCTATTTTGTGGCCAAGAAGCTGAACCGCCGCGAATACAGCATGCTGTCCACCACGGCCGAGCAGTTCCGCCTCTTCGGCAGCGGCAAGTCGGAAGTTGAACAGGATGCGCCCCAGGGAACGTCGACGTCGTCCGTGCTCACCGCCGTCAAAACGGCGCCCAGTCCTGCCATGATCATCACCCTGATTGTCCTGCCCATCCTCATGATCATGGTGGGCACGGTGGGCGCGGTCATGCTGCCCAAGGATTCCTTCGCGTCCCAGCTCGCCGCGTTCATTGGCGCACCCCTGATCGCGCTGCTAACGGCGTTGGGACTGGCCTACTACTTCCTCGGCATCCGCCGCGGCTGGTCCTCGCAGCACACCGGTGAAGTCATGGACTCTGCGCTGGCTCCCACGGCTATCGTGATCCTCGTAACCGGCGCCGGCGGCGTGTTCGGCAAGGTCCTGACAGTTTCCGGCATCGGTAAGGCGCTGGCCGAAGGACTGCAGTCTGCGGGCCTCCCGGTGATCCTGATGGCCTTCATCCTCGCCGCCATCCTCCGCGCTTCGCAGGGCTCCGCCACCGTCGCCATCATCACCACAGCGGGTCTGCTTGCTGCCTCAGTGGCTGACGGCGGCTACTCGCCGGTACAGACAGCGCTCATCCTGGTTGCCATCGGCTTCGGCGCATTCGGGCTCAGCCACGTCAACGACTCGGGCTTCTGGATTGTGACCCGTTACCTGGGCCTGTCCGTGTCCGACGGTCTCCGCACCTGGACGGTCCTCACGACCATCCTGGGCCTGGCCGGCTTCGCGCTGACCTTTGTTGCCTGGATCCTCGTGGGAGGCCTGAGCGCCTGA
- a CDS encoding class II fructose-bisphosphate aldolase, with translation MRARLDHLVVSALQQGAAVPAFTCYDFTTALAVVEAAEEAGRGAILLVAPKTAGTPNGLRLITALRGLADSAGVPIAVQLDHASDLRVIADAVAAGADSVLADGSSLPYEENIALVREARAVLEAQGHADVVIEAELGGLAGDEDRAFGADAVGSSAQGAAGLTDSAQVEDFVARTGAQLLAVAVGNVHGKYKGEPQLRWDVLQDIAVRTHIPLVLHGASGIPAEELVKAAAMNVGKVNFNTELRTGVLATLESETGPHRADGENLQGLLVKWNASAREFAAGALSTLTR, from the coding sequence ATGCGTGCCCGACTCGACCACCTGGTAGTTTCCGCCCTCCAACAGGGCGCAGCAGTCCCGGCCTTCACCTGCTACGACTTCACCACGGCCCTGGCAGTGGTGGAGGCGGCGGAAGAAGCCGGCCGCGGGGCCATCCTGCTGGTGGCTCCGAAGACGGCCGGCACCCCCAACGGGCTGCGGCTCATCACGGCACTCCGCGGGCTGGCGGACTCGGCCGGCGTCCCGATTGCCGTGCAGCTGGACCACGCCTCCGATCTCCGGGTGATTGCCGACGCCGTCGCGGCGGGGGCGGATTCGGTCCTCGCGGACGGTTCGTCGCTGCCCTACGAGGAAAACATCGCCCTGGTCCGCGAAGCGCGCGCCGTGCTGGAAGCGCAAGGCCATGCCGACGTCGTGATTGAAGCGGAACTGGGCGGGCTGGCCGGTGACGAGGACCGCGCCTTCGGGGCGGACGCCGTCGGGTCTTCTGCGCAAGGCGCCGCCGGGCTGACCGACTCCGCCCAGGTGGAAGACTTCGTTGCCCGCACCGGCGCCCAGCTGCTGGCCGTGGCCGTGGGCAACGTGCACGGCAAGTACAAGGGCGAACCGCAGCTGCGGTGGGACGTGCTGCAGGACATCGCAGTGCGCACCCATATCCCGCTGGTGCTGCACGGCGCCTCCGGCATTCCGGCGGAGGAGCTGGTCAAGGCGGCCGCCATGAACGTGGGCAAGGTGAACTTCAACACCGAATTGCGCACCGGCGTGCTGGCCACGCTGGAATCCGAAACCGGCCCGCACCGTGCGGACGGCGAGAACCTCCAGGGTTTGCTCGTGAAGTGGAACGCCTCGGCCAGGGAGTTCGCCGCGGGCGCCCTGTCCACCCTCACGCGCTGA
- a CDS encoding DUF1304 domain-containing protein yields the protein MIPASLVFAFIAALLHVYIFTMESITWTRPATWKRFGVASQADAETTRPMAYNQGFYNLFLAVGALIGIGAVLWGQPPVGWTLIFASCGSMLLAAAVLALSGRKYLRAAATQGTTPLLAVALGLLGLLAA from the coding sequence ATGATCCCGGCCTCCCTCGTTTTTGCGTTCATCGCCGCCCTGCTGCACGTCTACATCTTCACCATGGAATCCATCACCTGGACCCGGCCGGCCACGTGGAAGCGCTTCGGGGTCGCCTCGCAGGCCGACGCCGAGACCACCCGGCCGATGGCCTACAACCAGGGCTTCTACAACCTGTTCCTTGCCGTCGGCGCGCTGATCGGCATCGGCGCGGTCCTGTGGGGCCAGCCGCCGGTGGGCTGGACCCTGATTTTCGCTTCCTGCGGTTCCATGCTGCTCGCTGCCGCCGTCCTGGCGCTGAGCGGACGCAAGTACCTCCGCGCGGCCGCCACACAAGGCACGACGCCGCTTCTCGCCGTCGCGCTCGGCCTCCTGGGGCTGCTGGCCGCCTGA
- a CDS encoding acyltransferase family protein → MGVPQQQKPQASAGQDFPAPDRDAVIDLARFFCLALVVVGHTMMVSPVLHPDGTVTTENTLALQDWFEPIIWIFMVMPLFFVAGGITGLQSWRRLKARGGNGVEFAQARLLRLVRPAAALLAVMFAALWAARLSGVEAQVVELIVTGAGMPLWFLAAYLAAQLNIPWLAALHDRAPWLTLAGLTALVVAVDCFRGSLPLLAYANILFLWCAVQQLGFLLADAPAGKPGASTLVGVIIASNLILGLVTGLGLYRGNMLVNLNPPNLCLLLLGAAQAAALQLARPVLGGAASAQWVQTVVGMAGRRAMTIYLWHLPLLAAMSGLILLTDFPKPPAGTAAWWWSRPMVLLGVMALLLPALAVFGRLEERPTASAHSRRRPAAAVVLAVVAVFIPVVDAAINGLTLALLGGGAACFALAVLLLGRIPVRPGGPPDASGGPLPQGPLSANVEP, encoded by the coding sequence ATGGGTGTTCCGCAGCAGCAGAAGCCGCAGGCAAGCGCAGGGCAGGACTTTCCTGCACCGGACCGCGACGCGGTGATCGACCTTGCCCGTTTCTTCTGCCTGGCCCTGGTGGTGGTGGGCCACACCATGATGGTCAGTCCCGTGCTTCACCCCGACGGCACCGTCACCACCGAAAACACCCTCGCCCTGCAGGACTGGTTCGAGCCGATCATCTGGATCTTCATGGTGATGCCGCTCTTTTTCGTGGCTGGCGGAATCACCGGGCTGCAGTCCTGGCGGCGGCTCAAGGCCCGCGGCGGCAACGGCGTCGAGTTCGCCCAGGCGCGGCTGCTGCGGCTTGTCCGTCCGGCCGCCGCGCTGCTGGCCGTGATGTTCGCCGCGCTGTGGGCTGCGCGGCTGTCGGGCGTGGAAGCGCAGGTGGTTGAGCTGATCGTCACCGGCGCCGGGATGCCGCTGTGGTTCCTGGCTGCGTACCTGGCGGCCCAGCTGAACATCCCCTGGCTGGCGGCACTCCATGACCGCGCACCGTGGCTGACACTTGCCGGCCTCACCGCCCTGGTGGTGGCCGTCGACTGCTTTCGCGGATCCCTGCCGCTGCTGGCCTACGCCAACATCCTGTTCCTCTGGTGCGCTGTCCAGCAGCTGGGGTTCCTGCTCGCCGATGCCCCGGCCGGGAAGCCCGGCGCGTCCACGCTGGTGGGTGTCATCATTGCGAGCAACCTCATTCTGGGCCTGGTCACCGGCCTGGGGCTGTACCGCGGCAACATGCTGGTAAACCTGAATCCTCCCAACCTTTGCCTGTTGCTCCTGGGCGCGGCGCAGGCGGCGGCGCTCCAGCTCGCCCGGCCGGTGCTCGGCGGGGCGGCCTCGGCACAGTGGGTCCAGACCGTGGTGGGGATGGCCGGACGGCGCGCCATGACCATCTACCTGTGGCACCTGCCGCTACTGGCCGCGATGTCCGGGCTGATCCTGCTCACCGATTTCCCCAAACCGCCGGCCGGGACGGCCGCCTGGTGGTGGTCGCGGCCGATGGTCCTGCTCGGCGTCATGGCGCTTTTGCTGCCTGCGCTGGCCGTCTTCGGGAGGCTGGAAGAACGGCCGACGGCGTCAGCCCACTCCCGCCGCCGGCCCGCCGCCGCGGTGGTCCTCGCCGTCGTGGCGGTCTTCATCCCGGTGGTTGACGCGGCCATCAACGGGCTGACGCTCGCCCTCCTGGGCGGGGGAGCGGCATGCTTTGCGCTGGCCGTGCTCCTGCTTGGCCGGATTCCTGTGCGGCCCGGCGGTCCGCCGGACGCCTCCGGCGGACCATTGCCACAAGGGCCTTTAAGTGCCAATGTCGAACCATGA
- a CDS encoding GNAT family N-acetyltransferase gives MTENTVSTEDTFSPDVTTTRNDDLHRYELRVGGKLAVQSRFVDRPGHVDFIHTDTAEEFKGQGLAKVLAHFALDDVVSAGKRIIPHCPFIYGYLKKHDAYGQFIDWPEQPPTDPVTAS, from the coding sequence ATGACGGAGAACACGGTATCCACTGAAGACACGTTCAGCCCGGACGTCACCACCACCCGGAATGATGACCTTCACCGGTACGAGTTGCGTGTCGGCGGGAAGCTGGCGGTCCAGTCGCGTTTCGTGGACAGACCGGGGCACGTGGACTTCATCCACACCGATACGGCGGAGGAGTTCAAAGGGCAGGGCCTGGCAAAGGTGCTGGCGCATTTCGCCCTCGATGACGTGGTGTCCGCCGGCAAGCGGATCATCCCGCATTGCCCCTTCATTTACGGCTACCTGAAAAAGCACGACGCGTACGGACAGTTCATCGACTGGCCCGAGCAGCCGCCGACGGACCCCGTCACTGCTTCCTAG
- a CDS encoding GAF and ANTAR domain-containing protein: protein MDKITLDTSVAGQLQDLVISSQDVSGFLAEFCELSADSLSRTLGQDVSCAVTLNRHHRTTTAAWSNPEARLFDEIQRNYGEGPCLHAMSTGTTVLVRDTRTDSRWPEYGHAVASLGQLSVLGVPLTLDSGASAALNVFAPAPNVFSTAAIQKAELFAVQAEKALRLAVRIGVQQQLAEDLRSAMESRTAIDLAAGIIMGQNRCSQEEAMAILTKASSGRNLKLRVVAEKLVESFTPGSPSTHFDG from the coding sequence ATGGACAAGATCACGCTGGACACATCGGTGGCGGGACAGTTGCAGGATCTGGTCATCAGCAGCCAGGACGTCAGCGGATTCCTGGCGGAGTTCTGTGAGCTTTCCGCCGACTCCCTCTCACGCACCCTGGGCCAGGACGTTTCCTGCGCGGTCACACTGAACCGGCACCACCGGACCACCACGGCAGCCTGGAGCAACCCGGAGGCCCGCCTCTTCGACGAGATCCAGCGCAACTACGGAGAAGGCCCCTGCCTCCACGCGATGTCGACGGGCACCACGGTGCTGGTCCGGGACACGCGCACTGACTCACGGTGGCCGGAATACGGCCACGCAGTTGCCTCGCTGGGGCAGTTGAGCGTGCTGGGCGTCCCCCTCACCCTTGACTCCGGCGCTTCCGCGGCGCTGAATGTGTTCGCTCCGGCCCCGAACGTTTTTAGTACTGCCGCGATTCAGAAGGCTGAACTCTTCGCTGTGCAGGCCGAGAAGGCGCTTCGCCTCGCAGTAAGAATCGGCGTGCAGCAACAACTGGCTGAGGACCTGCGCTCCGCCATGGAGTCCCGCACGGCAATAGACCTCGCGGCCGGGATCATCATGGGCCAGAACAGGTGTTCACAGGAGGAAGCGATGGCTATCCTCACCAAGGCTTCCAGCGGACGGAACCTGAAGCTCCGGGTCGTGGCGGAAAAGCTCGTGGAATCATTTACCCCCGGGTCACCCTCCACGCATTTCGACGGCTAG
- a CDS encoding STAS domain-containing protein, with protein sequence MIEFTNETLANGVGVIRPVGRLNMVSAPHLGANIDALISDGTVRLVVDLAGTDFIDSSGLGALITGLKKTRQAGGDLRLANPTAQITAVLEMTNLNKVLQPVATVDGAY encoded by the coding sequence ATGATCGAATTCACCAACGAGACCCTGGCCAACGGAGTGGGCGTGATCCGTCCCGTGGGCCGGCTCAATATGGTCTCGGCGCCGCACCTCGGCGCCAACATTGACGCGCTCATCAGCGACGGCACGGTTCGGCTGGTGGTTGACCTGGCCGGCACCGATTTCATTGACTCGTCCGGCCTGGGCGCGCTGATTACCGGGCTGAAAAAGACGCGGCAGGCCGGCGGTGACCTCCGGTTGGCCAACCCCACGGCGCAGATCACGGCGGTCTTGGAAATGACCAACCTGAACAAGGTGCTTCAGCCGGTCGCCACGGTGGATGGGGCCTATTGA
- a CDS encoding ATP-binding protein — protein MSSQFGLRAAAVPESLELVHDLLEEVWAGEPGIEPMDRIRFETALIEVASNIIEHSQPSTTDPVRFVLAVECEPARLYAEFTDNARPAGIDLTAAELPDDMSGSGRGLALAKVALDQFSYAKEGTGNRWTLLCRRRTAASATH, from the coding sequence ATGAGCAGCCAGTTCGGCCTGCGGGCCGCCGCGGTTCCCGAAAGCCTGGAGCTGGTCCATGACCTGCTGGAGGAAGTCTGGGCGGGCGAACCCGGAATCGAGCCCATGGACCGCATCCGGTTCGAGACTGCGCTCATCGAGGTGGCGTCCAACATCATCGAGCACTCGCAGCCGTCCACCACCGACCCCGTGCGGTTCGTCCTGGCGGTGGAATGCGAACCGGCGCGACTGTATGCCGAGTTCACGGACAATGCCCGGCCCGCCGGCATCGACCTGACGGCGGCGGAACTGCCGGACGACATGTCCGGGAGCGGCCGCGGACTCGCCCTTGCCAAGGTGGCCCTGGACCAGTTTTCCTACGCCAAGGAGGGCACCGGGAACCGCTGGACGCTGCTCTGCCGCCGCAGGACAGCAGCCAGCGCCACGCACTAG
- a CDS encoding pyridoxal phosphate-dependent decarboxylase family protein — MLPPVDEKPLGLPAPTAGHDFGSRVELALAATNHLFNSRNAPRYVAQVLQGVNAVATKLERTTKPFSGVGPRELRERVAAVDLGRPLPDTAAALAELEEVYLKDAVYFHDAKYAAHLNCPVVIPALVGESILSAVNSSMDTWDQSAGATMIERRLIDWTAERLSLGDTADGVFTSGGSQSNLQALLIARNHAVAGLRTLPGNESLRLPGLLDKLRVFASEDSHFSIRKSASMLGLGYDAVVPVAYGSDHRMDHAALKTALARTADAGLVPMAVVGTAGTTDFGAVDPLAELAALSKAYGAWFHVDAAYGGGLMVSGRYGHRLEGICLADSVTVDFHKTFFQPVSSSALLVRDRAMLQHVAYYADYLNPESAALAEIPNQVDKSIQTTRRFDALKLWLTLRIMGADAVGALLDEAIDLAARTGQALAADPDFELAAEPQLSTLVFRYRPVLADGTRVEEDTADILNPAIRAAVFASGDAVVAGTTVAGRHYLKFTLLNAEATPEDINAIIDLLRSTGEALLAGQEAAA, encoded by the coding sequence CTGTTGCCCCCTGTGGACGAAAAACCCCTGGGCCTGCCTGCCCCGACTGCCGGGCACGATTTCGGCTCCCGGGTGGAGCTCGCCCTCGCCGCCACCAACCACCTGTTCAACTCCCGCAATGCGCCGCGCTACGTGGCCCAGGTCCTCCAGGGCGTCAATGCCGTGGCCACCAAACTGGAGCGGACCACCAAACCGTTCTCCGGCGTCGGACCCCGCGAACTCAGGGAACGCGTCGCCGCCGTCGACCTGGGACGCCCCCTCCCGGACACCGCTGCCGCGCTGGCTGAACTTGAAGAGGTGTACCTGAAGGACGCCGTCTACTTCCACGACGCGAAGTACGCGGCCCACCTGAACTGCCCGGTGGTCATCCCGGCGCTGGTGGGGGAGAGCATCCTATCCGCCGTGAATTCCTCCATGGACACCTGGGACCAGAGCGCGGGCGCCACCATGATCGAGCGCCGCCTCATCGACTGGACCGCGGAGCGGCTGTCCCTCGGCGACACGGCCGACGGCGTGTTCACGTCCGGCGGAAGCCAGTCGAACCTCCAGGCGCTGCTTATTGCCCGCAACCACGCAGTCGCCGGACTGCGGACGCTGCCCGGCAACGAGTCCCTCCGGCTGCCGGGCCTGCTGGACAAGCTGCGGGTCTTCGCTTCGGAGGACAGCCACTTCAGCATCCGCAAATCGGCGTCCATGCTGGGGCTGGGGTACGACGCCGTCGTGCCGGTCGCGTACGGATCCGACCACCGGATGGACCACGCCGCGCTGAAGACCGCACTCGCGCGGACTGCCGACGCCGGCCTGGTGCCGATGGCCGTCGTGGGAACCGCCGGGACCACCGATTTCGGCGCGGTGGATCCGCTCGCGGAACTGGCCGCCCTCTCCAAGGCTTACGGGGCGTGGTTCCATGTCGACGCCGCCTACGGCGGCGGGCTCATGGTTTCCGGCCGCTACGGGCACCGGCTGGAGGGAATCTGCCTGGCCGACTCGGTCACCGTGGACTTCCATAAGACATTCTTCCAGCCCGTCAGCTCGAGTGCCCTGCTGGTGCGGGACCGGGCCATGCTGCAGCATGTGGCCTACTATGCGGACTACCTCAATCCGGAGAGCGCCGCGCTGGCGGAGATTCCCAACCAGGTGGACAAGAGCATCCAGACCACGCGGCGCTTTGACGCGCTGAAGCTCTGGCTCACGCTCCGGATCATGGGGGCGGATGCCGTAGGTGCCCTGCTGGACGAAGCGATCGACCTTGCGGCCCGCACCGGGCAGGCCCTGGCCGCGGACCCGGACTTTGAGCTGGCCGCCGAGCCGCAGTTGAGCACGCTCGTGTTCCGGTACCGCCCGGTCCTTGCTGACGGAACCCGCGTTGAGGAGGACACCGCGGATATCCTCAATCCGGCCATCCGGGCCGCGGTGTTTGCCTCGGGGGACGCGGTGGTGGCCGGAACCACGGTGGCCGGCAGGCATTACCTGAAGTTCACGCTGCTCAACGCCGAGGCCACCCCGGAGGACATCAACGCGATCATCGACCTGCTCCGCAGCACGGGCGAAGCGCTGCTTGCCGGGCAGGAGGCCGCAGCGTGA
- a CDS encoding lysine N(6)-hydroxylase/L-ornithine N(5)-oxygenase family protein yields MSAASGAAGSSTSGVGTPGRIYDVAGIGVGPFNLGLAALAEPVDGLDAVFLERRDSFDWHPGMMLEPAHLQVPFMADLVTLADPTSPYSFLNFLKQTGRLYRFYIRENFYPLRAEYNQYCQWVAGQLESVRFGTDVREITYDDGVYTLSVDGPAGPEVLRARRLVLGTGTSPYLPAACDGIVEAAANGGGVVLHNADYLARKSELQEQRSITIVGSGQSAAEIYYELLQEIDAHGYGLNWVTRSGRFFPLEYTKLTLEMTSPEYVDYFHGLPEEQRDGLIKSQKNLYKGINSELIDAIYDLLYAKSLSGVVDTRLLTHSALTGASWDPAAGTHTLQLRHEEQGADYALDTGAVVLATGFGYREPGFLSGVQDRIARDGTGRFAVERNYSTGVEPGEIFVQNAELHTHGFVTPDLGMAAYRNSCILREICGREIYPVEQSIAFQEFGVPAPALVPA; encoded by the coding sequence GTGAGCGCAGCCTCCGGCGCCGCTGGTTCCAGTACTTCAGGCGTCGGCACCCCGGGCCGCATATACGACGTCGCCGGAATCGGCGTTGGACCCTTCAACCTGGGACTCGCCGCGCTTGCTGAGCCTGTGGACGGGCTCGACGCAGTGTTCCTGGAGCGCCGCGACTCGTTCGACTGGCACCCCGGCATGATGCTGGAGCCCGCCCACCTGCAGGTCCCGTTCATGGCGGACCTCGTGACGCTTGCCGACCCCACATCCCCGTATTCGTTCCTGAACTTCCTGAAGCAGACGGGAAGGCTCTACCGCTTCTACATCCGGGAAAACTTCTACCCGCTCCGCGCCGAGTACAACCAGTACTGCCAGTGGGTGGCCGGCCAACTCGAATCGGTGCGGTTCGGCACGGACGTCCGGGAGATCACGTACGACGACGGCGTGTACACGCTGTCCGTGGACGGTCCGGCCGGGCCTGAGGTGCTGCGCGCGCGGCGGCTGGTGCTGGGCACCGGAACGTCGCCGTACCTACCGGCAGCCTGCGACGGAATAGTCGAGGCGGCAGCCAACGGAGGCGGTGTGGTGCTCCACAACGCCGACTACCTGGCGCGGAAAAGTGAACTGCAGGAGCAGCGGAGCATCACCATCGTGGGCAGCGGCCAGAGCGCCGCCGAAATCTACTACGAACTGCTGCAGGAGATCGACGCCCACGGATACGGGCTGAACTGGGTCACCCGGTCCGGGCGGTTCTTCCCGCTGGAGTACACCAAGCTCACCCTGGAGATGACGTCGCCTGAGTATGTGGACTACTTCCACGGGCTTCCGGAGGAGCAGCGCGACGGCCTGATCAAGAGCCAGAAGAACCTGTACAAAGGCATCAACTCCGAGCTCATCGACGCCATCTACGACCTCCTGTATGCCAAGAGCCTCTCCGGCGTCGTGGATACGCGGCTGCTGACGCACTCGGCACTCACCGGGGCCTCCTGGGACCCGGCAGCCGGTACGCACACCCTGCAGTTGCGGCACGAGGAGCAGGGCGCGGACTACGCGCTGGACACCGGCGCCGTGGTGCTTGCCACCGGCTTCGGCTACCGCGAGCCGGGGTTCCTGTCCGGAGTGCAGGACCGCATCGCCCGCGACGGCACCGGCAGGTTCGCGGTGGAGCGCAACTACAGCACTGGCGTCGAGCCCGGCGAGATCTTCGTCCAGAACGCCGAACTCCATACCCACGGCTTCGTTACGCCGGACCTCGGCATGGCCGCCTACCGCAACTCCTGCATCCTGCGCGAAATCTGCGGGCGTGAGATCTATCCCGTGGAACAAAGCATTGCCTTCCAGGAGTTCGGGGTGCCGGCGCCGGCACTGGTGCCGGCATGA
- a CDS encoding GNAT family N-acetyltransferase produces MSFMFRCFDPESDAQLLHGWVTRPYAAFWGMQSASVPDVVREYSKIQSSGHHHALLGLDGGVPAFLMEEYLPAFSPLAGLYAVQPGDIGMHLLVAPPAGPPRTGYTAAVMEAVLDRLFAKDRVERVVVEPDARNHKIHVLNERLGFRPSGEIALPDKQALLSFCTREAFHAARAARHPSPTHPGASL; encoded by the coding sequence ATGAGTTTCATGTTCCGCTGCTTCGACCCGGAATCCGACGCGCAGCTCCTCCATGGCTGGGTGACCCGTCCTTATGCCGCTTTCTGGGGGATGCAGTCCGCCAGCGTGCCGGACGTTGTCCGGGAGTACTCAAAGATCCAGTCCAGCGGGCATCACCACGCGCTGCTGGGGCTCGACGGCGGAGTTCCCGCCTTCCTTATGGAGGAGTACCTTCCGGCCTTCTCACCCCTGGCCGGCCTCTATGCCGTCCAGCCGGGGGACATCGGCATGCACCTGTTGGTGGCACCGCCGGCCGGGCCGCCCCGCACCGGCTATACCGCCGCCGTGATGGAAGCGGTTTTGGACCGGCTCTTCGCGAAGGACAGGGTGGAGCGCGTGGTGGTTGAGCCGGACGCCCGGAACCACAAGATCCATGTCCTCAACGAACGGCTGGGATTCCGGCCGTCCGGGGAGATCGCCCTGCCGGACAAGCAGGCCCTCCTCAGTTTCTGCACCCGGGAAGCCTTCCATGCCGCCCGCGCCGCCCGCCATCCATCCCCGACCCACCCCGGAGCATCACTATGA